A portion of the Corynebacterium occultum genome contains these proteins:
- a CDS encoding ATP-dependent DNA helicase: MSAQPDPQSTEALLNTAVTALGGARREGQVAMAKAVTKALDSERHLAVQAGTGTGKSLAYLVPAIKHAQANKEAVIVSTATIALQRQLVNRDLPRLAEALEPVLPHKPSFAIMKGRSNYVCLNKIGRAETESEDSLIPEEDLSWLGKHVVRINEWAQDTDTGDRDDLEPGVPDLAWKQASVTAQECLGASRCPHGEECFAELAKAKAREADVVVTNHALLAIDALADTNILPEHDVVIVDEAHELDGRITAVATAEISASTLKLSAKRAGKLGAEGRDERLTELAEDWEKTLAALPEGRWEDLDESIKSQLVAVRDGLWSVRETIGRPVEGEAANDPERFAERQNLSNHLQEQHDAIVRILEVFAESDAAKQQDVVWLRRDERRSESFTALTVAPLSVAGLLNTRLFAENTVVLASATLTIGGNFDAMAASWGLSKGTWDSLDAGTPFDPRKSGILYTARHLPQPGRDGLPQETLDEIHDLVMAAGGRTLGLFSSKRAAVQATEEMRKRLPFDVLCQGDDSTGALVKKFSQSENTCLFGTLTLWQGVDVPGRSLSLVLIDRIPFPRPDDPLLQARKEAADAEGRNGFMEVAATHAALLMAQGAGRLLRSVDDRGVVAVLDNRLVTKRYGSFLRASMPNFWTTTDGEVTRGALKRLTAR; this comes from the coding sequence GTGAGCGCTCAACCTGACCCCCAATCCACCGAAGCCCTACTGAACACCGCCGTGACGGCACTCGGTGGTGCCCGCCGTGAGGGCCAGGTCGCCATGGCCAAGGCCGTGACAAAAGCCCTGGACAGCGAACGCCACCTGGCGGTTCAGGCCGGCACCGGCACCGGCAAATCACTGGCCTACCTGGTGCCCGCCATCAAACACGCCCAGGCCAATAAAGAAGCGGTGATCGTCTCCACCGCCACCATCGCGCTGCAACGCCAGCTGGTCAACCGGGACCTGCCCCGCCTCGCGGAAGCCCTGGAGCCGGTCCTGCCGCACAAACCCAGCTTCGCCATCATGAAGGGCCGTTCCAACTACGTCTGCCTGAACAAAATCGGCCGGGCCGAAACCGAGTCGGAAGACTCCCTGATCCCCGAGGAGGACCTCTCCTGGCTGGGCAAACACGTGGTCCGAATCAACGAATGGGCCCAGGACACCGACACCGGTGACCGCGATGACCTGGAACCAGGGGTCCCCGACCTCGCCTGGAAACAGGCTTCCGTCACCGCCCAGGAATGCCTCGGCGCCTCCCGCTGCCCCCACGGCGAGGAATGCTTCGCCGAACTGGCCAAGGCCAAGGCCCGGGAAGCCGATGTGGTGGTCACCAACCACGCACTGCTGGCCATTGACGCCCTGGCCGACACCAATATCCTCCCCGAGCATGATGTGGTCATCGTTGACGAGGCCCATGAACTCGATGGCCGCATCACCGCCGTGGCCACCGCCGAGATTTCCGCCAGCACCCTCAAACTCTCCGCCAAGCGCGCCGGGAAACTCGGTGCGGAGGGTCGGGATGAGCGGCTCACCGAGCTGGCCGAGGACTGGGAGAAAACCCTGGCGGCACTGCCGGAGGGACGTTGGGAGGACCTTGATGAGTCCATCAAGTCCCAGTTGGTGGCCGTCCGGGATGGCCTGTGGTCGGTGCGTGAGACCATCGGCCGCCCCGTGGAGGGTGAGGCCGCCAATGATCCGGAGAGGTTCGCTGAACGCCAGAACCTGAGCAACCACCTGCAGGAGCAGCATGATGCCATCGTGCGCATCCTGGAGGTCTTCGCCGAATCAGATGCCGCCAAACAGCAGGACGTGGTCTGGTTGCGCCGCGATGAACGCCGCAGCGAGAGTTTCACCGCGCTGACCGTGGCTCCCCTTTCGGTGGCCGGGCTGCTCAACACCCGACTTTTCGCCGAGAACACCGTGGTTCTGGCCTCCGCCACATTGACCATCGGCGGCAACTTCGATGCCATGGCCGCCAGCTGGGGGTTGTCCAAGGGAACCTGGGATTCCCTGGATGCCGGAACCCCCTTTGATCCCCGCAAGTCCGGGATCCTCTACACCGCCCGGCATCTGCCCCAGCCCGGCCGGGATGGACTACCCCAGGAGACCCTGGATGAGATCCATGATCTGGTCATGGCCGCCGGGGGCCGTACCCTCGGGCTCTTCTCCTCTAAACGGGCCGCGGTCCAGGCCACCGAGGAGATGCGCAAGCGGCTCCCCTTCGATGTGCTCTGCCAGGGTGATGATTCCACCGGTGCGCTGGTGAAGAAATTCTCCCAGTCCGAGAACACCTGCCTCTTCGGCACCCTCACCCTCTGGCAGGGTGTGGATGTCCCGGGCCGTTCCCTCTCCCTGGTGCTGATCGACCGCATCCCCTTCCCCCGCCCCGATGATCCCCTGCTCCAGGCCCGCAAGGAAGCCGCCGACGCGGAGGGCCGCAATGGTTTCATGGAGGTCGCCGCCACCCACGCTGCCCTGCTCATGGCCCAGGGTGCGGGCCGACTGCTACGCAGTGTGGATGACCGCGGGGTGGTTGCCGTCCTGGACAACCGTCTGGTGACCAAGCGTTATGGCAGTTTCCTGCGGGCCTCGATGCCGAATTTCTGGACCACCACCGATGGTGAGGTCACCCGGGGTGCCCTGAAGCGGCTCACCGCCCGCTGA
- the ctaD gene encoding aa3-type cytochrome oxidase subunit I, whose product MTAVAPRLDDYVEPTRPTPTGHARKGSKAWLMLTTTDHKQLGIMYIIMSFMFFFIGGLMALLIRAELFTPGLQFLSNEQFNQLFTMHGTIMLLAYGTPIVWGFANFVLPLQIGAPDVAFPRLNSFGFWITGVGGLLMLSGFLTPGGAADFGWTMYSPLSDKIHTPGVGADLWILGVGLAGIGTVASAINMLTTILCLRAPGMTMFRMPIFTWNIFVTSVIALLIFPLLLAAALGVLYDRKLGGHIYDPANGGAILWQHLFWFFGHPEVYVLALPFFGIISEIIPVFSRKPMFGYIGLVFATLAIGALSMAVWAHHMFVTGAVLLPFFSFMTFLIAVPTGVKFFNWVGTMWKGHISWETPMIFAVGFMGTFLFGGLTGIMLAAPPLDFHLADSYFLIAHFHYTLFGTVVFASYAGVYFWFPKMTGRMLDERLGKIHFWLTFIGFHGTFLIQHWLGNMGMPRRYADYLDSDGFTLFNQISTVAAFILGLSVIPFIWNVFKSWRYGEVVTVDDPWGYGNSLEWATSCPPPRHNFVSLPRIRSERPAFELHYPHMVERMRTEAHVTKHDARAEKTQSPTPAEVRGDA is encoded by the coding sequence ATGACCGCTGTGGCGCCGAGGCTTGACGATTACGTCGAGCCGACAAGGCCTACACCGACTGGGCATGCGCGCAAGGGCTCGAAGGCTTGGCTCATGCTCACCACTACCGACCATAAACAGCTGGGCATCATGTACATCATCATGTCCTTCATGTTTTTCTTCATCGGTGGTCTGATGGCACTGCTGATCCGTGCGGAGCTTTTCACGCCGGGTCTGCAGTTCCTGTCCAATGAGCAGTTCAACCAGCTCTTCACCATGCACGGCACCATCATGCTTCTGGCGTATGGCACCCCGATCGTCTGGGGCTTCGCCAACTTCGTGCTGCCGCTGCAGATCGGTGCCCCGGATGTGGCTTTCCCACGTCTGAACTCCTTCGGTTTCTGGATCACCGGCGTCGGCGGACTTCTGATGCTGTCCGGTTTCCTGACTCCGGGCGGTGCCGCCGACTTCGGCTGGACCATGTACTCCCCGCTGTCCGATAAGATCCACACCCCGGGTGTGGGCGCGGACCTGTGGATCCTGGGCGTTGGCCTGGCCGGTATCGGTACTGTCGCTTCCGCGATCAACATGCTGACCACCATCCTGTGCCTGCGTGCTCCCGGTATGACCATGTTCCGCATGCCGATCTTCACCTGGAACATCTTCGTCACCTCCGTGATCGCCCTGCTGATCTTCCCGCTGCTGCTTGCCGCAGCTCTGGGTGTCCTTTATGACCGTAAGCTCGGTGGCCACATCTACGACCCCGCCAACGGTGGCGCCATCCTGTGGCAGCACCTGTTCTGGTTCTTCGGCCACCCCGAGGTTTATGTCCTGGCGCTGCCCTTCTTCGGCATCATCTCCGAGATCATCCCGGTCTTCTCCCGTAAGCCGATGTTCGGCTACATCGGCCTGGTCTTCGCAACCCTGGCAATCGGTGCACTGTCCATGGCGGTGTGGGCGCACCACATGTTCGTCACCGGCGCGGTGCTGCTGCCCTTCTTCTCCTTCATGACCTTCCTGATCGCCGTTCCGACCGGCGTGAAGTTCTTCAACTGGGTGGGCACCATGTGGAAGGGCCACATCTCCTGGGAGACCCCGATGATCTTCGCGGTCGGCTTCATGGGAACCTTCCTCTTCGGTGGTCTGACCGGCATCATGCTGGCCGCCCCGCCGCTGGACTTCCACCTGGCTGACTCCTACTTCCTGATTGCGCACTTCCACTACACCCTCTTCGGTACCGTGGTGTTCGCTTCCTACGCCGGTGTTTACTTCTGGTTCCCGAAGATGACCGGTCGTATGCTGGATGAGCGTCTGGGTAAGATCCACTTCTGGCTCACCTTCATCGGTTTCCACGGCACCTTCCTGATCCAGCACTGGCTGGGCAACATGGGTATGCCGCGTCGTTACGCCGACTACCTGGATTCCGACGGTTTCACCCTCTTCAACCAGATCTCCACGGTTGCCGCTTTCATCCTGGGACTGTCCGTCATTCCCTTCATCTGGAATGTCTTCAAGTCCTGGCGCTACGGCGAGGTTGTCACCGTCGACGATCCCTGGGGCTACGGCAACTCCCTGGAGTGGGCCACCTCCTGCCCGCCCCCGCGCCACAACTTCGTTTCCCTGCCGCGTATCCGCTCTGAGCGCCCCGCGTTCGAGCTGCACTACCCGCACATGGTGGAGCGCATGCGTACCGAGGCACACGTCACCAAGCACGATGCACGTGCCGAGAAGACGCAGTCGCCGACCCCTGCAGAGGTCCGCGGCGACGCCTAA
- a CDS encoding aminoacyl-tRNA hydrolase, protein MIDEPQLKLAHSLLAARVSDRPRGEDPDRPETVQAMQIALHIPKATPPQRDELLEAAAVAVLKVCLDPRVSTDPEFRASLENWYDHLIRKVTRRARNKSWEMVQQLPGVTVEVGGAQARAFVPSAVSEVPPEIRKLQISGTELPATEPVEMPAHSGDLPRIYIDAGLAMTTGKAAAQVGHASMLLAAHRDFMWVRRWAERDFGLHVLEVDTALFHRLSEHPDAVAVHDAGFTEVAPNSKTVFALPGRI, encoded by the coding sequence ATGATCGACGAACCCCAGCTGAAGCTGGCGCATTCTCTTCTCGCGGCGCGGGTCTCTGACCGCCCACGGGGTGAGGACCCGGATCGCCCGGAGACGGTGCAGGCGATGCAGATCGCATTGCACATCCCCAAGGCCACCCCACCCCAGCGGGATGAGTTGTTGGAAGCCGCAGCGGTCGCGGTGCTCAAGGTCTGTCTCGATCCCCGGGTCAGCACTGACCCGGAGTTCCGGGCCAGCCTGGAGAACTGGTACGACCACCTCATCCGGAAGGTCACCCGCCGCGCCCGGAACAAGAGCTGGGAGATGGTCCAGCAGTTACCCGGGGTGACCGTCGAGGTGGGCGGCGCCCAGGCCCGGGCCTTTGTGCCGAGTGCGGTGTCCGAGGTGCCCCCGGAGATCAGGAAACTGCAGATCTCAGGTACTGAGCTGCCAGCCACCGAACCAGTGGAGATGCCCGCCCACAGTGGTGATCTCCCGCGGATCTACATCGACGCCGGCCTGGCCATGACCACCGGCAAGGCGGCCGCCCAGGTGGGGCATGCCTCCATGCTGCTGGCAGCACACCGGGACTTCATGTGGGTGCGGCGCTGGGCGGAGCGGGACTTCGGGCTGCATGTGCTTGAGGTGGACACCGCTCTTTTTCACCGTCTTTCGGAACACCCGGATGCCGTGGCGGTCCATGATGCCGGTTTCACTGAGGTGGCACCGAACTCGAAGACGGTTTTCGCCCTCCCCGGGCGAATCTGA
- the serB gene encoding phosphoserine phosphatase SerB, whose product MTLNEIVEQDHSGEFSVALREGLTPAVITVTGRNRPGVSAAFFRVLSAHDVQLLDVEQSVFRGHMSLAAYVGVDSTRVDLLTEGVTETLKGYGQKATIELEEEIISARPRSSHVLVILGNPVNAEDVSRVGQVLANYDANIDKIRGIADYPVTGLELKITVANTEPGGGQALRKALAALTPELGVDIAIERAGLLRRSKRLVCFDCDSTLITGEVIEMLAAYAGREAEVAAVTERAMRGELDFEESLRERVKALAGLDESVIAEVAKEIELTPGARTTIRTLKRMGYTTAVVSGGFIQVLDGLVEDLQIDHARANTLEIVDGKLTGRVIGEIVDRAAKARLLAEFAEESGLKMFQTVAVGDGANDIDMLSAAGLGIAFNAKPALKEIADTSVNHPFLDEVLYMLGIPREEIEASDLEDGTYRRVWLEQS is encoded by the coding sequence GTGACACTTAATGAGATAGTTGAACAGGATCATAGCGGCGAGTTCTCCGTCGCACTGCGTGAAGGACTGACCCCTGCGGTCATCACGGTGACGGGGCGTAACCGGCCCGGTGTCTCCGCCGCTTTCTTCAGGGTGCTCTCCGCCCATGATGTCCAGCTGCTCGATGTTGAGCAGTCCGTATTCCGGGGGCACATGTCCCTGGCCGCCTATGTCGGTGTCGACAGCACCCGGGTGGATCTCCTCACCGAGGGGGTGACCGAGACCCTCAAGGGCTATGGCCAGAAGGCGACCATTGAGCTGGAGGAGGAGATCATCTCCGCCCGCCCGCGTTCCAGCCACGTTCTGGTCATCCTGGGTAACCCGGTCAATGCGGAGGACGTGTCCCGCGTCGGCCAGGTGCTGGCGAACTATGACGCCAATATCGACAAGATCCGGGGCATCGCGGATTATCCGGTCACCGGCCTGGAACTGAAGATCACCGTGGCCAACACCGAGCCGGGTGGCGGCCAGGCACTGCGTAAGGCGCTTGCCGCGCTGACTCCGGAGCTGGGTGTGGACATCGCCATTGAGCGTGCCGGACTGCTGCGCCGTTCCAAGCGTCTGGTCTGCTTCGACTGTGACTCCACCCTGATCACCGGGGAGGTCATTGAGATGCTCGCCGCCTATGCCGGCCGTGAGGCTGAGGTCGCCGCGGTCACTGAGCGTGCGATGCGCGGCGAGCTGGATTTCGAGGAGTCCCTGCGGGAACGGGTTAAGGCGCTGGCGGGTCTGGATGAGTCCGTCATCGCGGAGGTCGCCAAGGAGATTGAGCTGACCCCGGGTGCCCGCACCACCATCCGTACCCTGAAGCGGATGGGTTACACCACCGCTGTGGTCTCGGGCGGTTTCATCCAGGTTCTGGATGGCCTGGTCGAGGACCTGCAGATCGACCATGCCCGGGCCAACACCCTGGAGATCGTCGACGGTAAGCTCACCGGCCGGGTCATCGGTGAGATTGTGGATCGTGCCGCCAAGGCCCGTCTCCTGGCCGAGTTCGCTGAGGAATCCGGCTTGAAGATGTTCCAGACCGTGGCTGTGGGGGATGGCGCCAACGACATCGACATGCTCTCCGCGGCGGGCTTGGGCATCGCCTTCAACGCCAAGCCGGCACTGAAGGAGATCGCCGACACCTCGGTGAACCACCCCTTCCTCGATGAGGTGCTCTACATGCTGGGTATCCCGCGTGAGGAGATCGAGGCCTCCGACCTGGAGGACGGCACCTACCGTCGGGTGTGGCTCGAGCAGAGCTAG